In Ostrea edulis chromosome 4, xbOstEdul1.1, whole genome shotgun sequence, a single window of DNA contains:
- the LOC125671522 gene encoding uncharacterized protein LOC125671522, with product MMDPRTSAQDVMRCDLCETALVQMHCDTCLVNLCTVCVGEHFSADLSKPHRIVDVMDRNSTLLYHECISHEKERCEMYCIQCHIPVCHTCLASDQHLGHKLLKILQVLEEKKEKITKEKNELNETIYPTYQDTLSDVQNRMSQLEKKYGDLSTAITKHGENWHREIDKLVQKLKSEVEEMKTTQLHTLQKHLDEVNKKISNINDEINLMDVALDSNDMSKVFSFMSKVEEYKNLPHKILPSLPKFTPGRIQEELGKLFGTLSSISVRSEEHGYSIKTTQKSPEAASSPVIKQLLDEPQTVTTIHTEYRFNLYNVACLSDEEIWTSGTGNMKLYSIKQGSLLKSITTKSGDTPEDIAVKNSGALVYTDYWDRTVNIVKNEEIQTMITLQGWRPHNVCSTSSDDILVTMVSDDGKQSKVVRYSSSTEKQSIQFDDQGRPLYSSGYDYKYISENRNLDICVADNKAKAVVVVNQAGKLRFRYTGHTPAPQNKPFSSRGITTDSQSHILTADYYNDCVHIIDQDGQFLRYIVCGLSDPWGLCIDTNDNLFVAQCTNKQVKKIKYLQ from the coding sequence ATGATGGACCCCCGTACCAGTGCCCAGGACGTGATGCGATGTGACCTGTGTGAGACCGCCCTGGTACAGATGCACTGTGATACGTGCCTGGTCAATCTGTGTACGGTCTGCGTGGGGGAACATTTCTCTGCTGACCTCTCAAAGCCTCACAGAATTGTTGATGTCATGGACAGGAATTCCACCCTCCTCTACCATGAGTGTATCTCTCATGAAAAAGAACGATGTGAGATGTACTGTATTCAGTGTCATATTCCGGTCTGCCATACCTGTCTGGCTTCAGATCAACATTTAGGTcataaattattgaaaatattgcaaGTATTGGAGGAGAAGAAAGAAAAGATCACCAAAGAGAAAAATGAGTTAAATGAAACAATTTATCCAACCTACCAGGACACTTTATCTGATGTACAAAACAGAATGAGTCAGTTAGAAAAGAAATATGGAGATCTCTCAacagccataacaaaacatgGAGAGAACTGGCACAGAGAAATTGACAAACTCGTCCAGAAACTGAAATCTGAAGTGGAGGAGATGAAAACCACACAGTTACACACTCTACAGAAACATCTGGATGAAGTGAACAAGAAAATCTCCAATATCAATGATGAAATCAATTTGATGGATGTTGCTTTGGACTCTAATGACATGTCAAAAGTATTCAGTTTTATGTCTAAAGTAGAGGAATACAAAAATCTTCCACACAAAATTCTGCCATCTTTACCTAAATTCACTCCTGGGAGAATTCAAGAAGAACTCGGTAAACTGTTTGGAACTTTATCATCAATTTCTGTCCGATCAGAAGAACATGGTTACAGTATAAAGACAACACAGAAATCCCCAGAAGCTGCATCCTCTCCTGTCATTAAACAGCTGCTTGATGAACCACAGACTGTCACCACCATACACACTGAGTATAGGTTTAACCTTTACAATGTGGCCTGTCTGAGTGATGAAGAAATCTGGACAAGTGGAACTGGTAACATGAAACTCTACAGCATCAAACAGGGATCACTACTCAAGTCAATCACAACCAAGAGTGGGGACACTCCAGAGGACATAGCAGTGAAAAACAGTGGGGCTCTAGTTTATACTGATTACTGGGATAGGACTGTGAACATTGTGAAGAATGAAGAGATACAGACcatgatcacactacaggggtggagacctcACAATGTCTGCAGTACCTCCTCTGACGATATCCTGGTTACCATGGTCAGTGATGATGgaaaacaatccaaagtcgtgcgttactccagctccacagagaaacaaagcattcagtttgatgatcagggtcgtcctctctattcatctgGCTATGACTATAAATACAtcagtgagaacaggaacctggatatctgtgtggctgacaaTAAAGCTaaagcagtagtggtggtcaatcaggcCGGGAAACTGAGATTCAGGTACACTGGACATACTCCTGCTCCACAGAACAAACCATTCAGTTCACGAGGAATCACCACAGACAGTCAGAGTCACATCCTTACAGCTGATTATTACAATGACTGTGTCCACATCATAGACCAGGatggacagttcctccgttacatagTCTGTGGACTGAGTGATCCCTGGGGACTGTGTATAGATACAAACGACAATCTGTTTGTTGCTCAatgtacaaacaaacaagtgaagaaaatcaaatatctGCAGTGA